One genomic region from Paracoccus pantotrophus encodes:
- a CDS encoding cupin domain-containing protein: MPSSDRLCPKIREAEAVVQTILYYKTDKLTFGSSQLSPGQTGAVDKGHPNSHEVFFCARGTVLLMCGDKYYEMHEGDAVLVPPSEPHQLTNIGSEIALVTWSLAPSEN; the protein is encoded by the coding sequence GTGCCCTCGTCAGACCGCCTCTGCCCGAAAATCCGCGAAGCCGAAGCGGTAGTTCAGACGATCCTTTACTACAAGACCGACAAGCTGACCTTCGGCTCGTCGCAACTGAGCCCCGGCCAGACCGGCGCGGTCGACAAGGGCCATCCGAATTCGCATGAAGTATTCTTCTGCGCCCGTGGCACGGTCCTGCTGATGTGCGGCGACAAATATTACGAGATGCACGAGGGCGATGCGGTTCTGGTCCCGCCGTCCGAACCTCATCAGCTGACGAACATCGGCTCCGAAATTGCGCTGGTTACCTGGAGCCTGGCGCCGAGTGAGAACTGA
- a CDS encoding DNA/RNA non-specific endonuclease — protein MRRGFGPPAGPDPLRVAETPLPLESYGDRQGYDPRFILPDQPLPLPGPGRWADDLVDLVPEARDPGGDGTEIRYTHFSVRMSRSRGLPLYSACNIDGSRSRRGLPRSDVWRRDPRIDPQVQNLREGYGQDHQGLFSRGHLTRREDPNWGAPEIARQADADTFHITNAAPQRQGFNGGIWLALEDYVLDNADRANLKVTVITGPMLSAGDPVYYNRQIPTAFWKILAFVHAETGELTTIGYRRSQMDYLPRPAGGRFVFGDFRDSQVPIRAIAQESGLELAAYAALDVMAGASPEMEIAVARATDFYLSR, from the coding sequence ATGCGGCGCGGCTTCGGCCCGCCCGCCGGGCCGGACCCGCTGCGGGTGGCCGAGACGCCGCTGCCGCTGGAAAGCTATGGCGACCGGCAGGGCTATGACCCCCGCTTCATCCTGCCCGACCAGCCCCTGCCCCTGCCCGGACCGGGCCGCTGGGCGGACGATCTGGTGGACCTGGTTCCCGAGGCGCGCGATCCCGGCGGGGACGGGACCGAGATCCGCTATACCCATTTTTCGGTCCGCATGTCGCGTTCGCGCGGCCTGCCGCTTTACAGCGCCTGCAACATCGACGGCAGCCGGTCCCGGCGCGGCCTGCCGCGCAGCGACGTCTGGCGGCGCGATCCGCGCATCGACCCGCAGGTGCAGAACCTGCGCGAAGGCTATGGCCAAGACCACCAGGGCCTGTTCAGCCGCGGCCACCTGACCCGGCGCGAGGATCCGAACTGGGGTGCGCCCGAGATCGCGCGGCAGGCCGATGCCGACACCTTCCACATCACCAATGCCGCCCCGCAGCGCCAGGGCTTCAACGGCGGCATCTGGCTGGCACTCGAGGATTACGTGCTGGACAATGCCGACCGCGCCAACCTGAAGGTGACGGTGATCACCGGCCCCATGCTCTCGGCCGGGGATCCGGTCTATTACAACCGCCAGATCCCCACCGCCTTCTGGAAGATCCTGGCCTTCGTCCATGCCGAAACCGGCGAGCTTACGACCATCGGCTATCGCCGTTCGCAGATGGACTACCTGCCCCGGCCGGCGGGCGGGCGCTTCGTCTTCGGCGATTTCCGCGACAGCCAGGTGCCGATCCGCGCCATCGCGCAGGAAAGCGGGCTGGAGCTTGCCGCCTATGCCGCGCTGGACGTGATGGCCGGTGCTTCGCCCGAGATGGAAATCGCTGTCGCCCGCGCCACCGATTTCTACCTGTCGCGCTGA
- a CDS encoding acyl-CoA dehydrogenase family protein has protein sequence MHIDPTADLGTHEVLNQPAAPGDRDLWRDDPALRAMLEAGGGQAEGPARYGALLGRAEMAGAARDANRHPPELVLFDSGGRRLDELRFHPAWHRFMRDSIAAGYHSVAWEGRPAGHLTHAAMVYLASQVEPGHCCPLTMTYAAIPVVSGAGDLPGDWRAALLSRRYDPAVLPLSAKQGATLGMAMTEKQGGSDLRANTTRAEPDGGAWRLTGHKWFCSAPMSDGFLTLARTGRGLTCFLVPRWLEGGRNAIRIQRLKDKLGNRSNGSAEIEYQRALAWRIGEEGAGIRTILAMVHHTRLDTAMAPAGLMRAALREAHHWTAHRSAFQRRLIDQPLMRSVLADLMLDWLGCLALGLHVAASFDGQAAEDRAFARIGMALAKYLSNKLCPMVVAEAMEVLGGMGYVEDTPLPLLYREAPLNGIWEGSGNVICLDVLRTLAREPLAAETLAARLDGARGLDPAFDAALAAHRECWGGGVPEAEARWFTERSALLLAGAVLLLQGDADLAGAFVRTRLGAERGRTPGAIPAVLAERILAQGFPVGAEAADQRDR, from the coding sequence ATGCATATCGATCCGACGGCGGATCTGGGCACGCATGAGGTGCTGAACCAGCCGGCCGCGCCCGGCGACCGCGACCTGTGGCGCGACGATCCGGCCCTGCGCGCCATGCTGGAGGCCGGCGGCGGGCAGGCCGAGGGGCCGGCCCGTTACGGCGCGCTTTTGGGCCGGGCCGAGATGGCGGGGGCGGCGCGCGATGCCAACCGCCACCCGCCCGAGCTTGTGCTGTTCGACAGCGGCGGCAGGCGGCTGGACGAGCTGCGCTTTCACCCCGCCTGGCACCGTTTCATGCGCGATTCCATCGCCGCCGGCTATCATTCGGTCGCCTGGGAGGGCCGGCCGGCCGGTCACCTGACCCATGCCGCCATGGTCTATCTGGCCAGCCAGGTCGAGCCGGGGCATTGCTGCCCGCTGACCATGACCTATGCCGCCATCCCGGTCGTTTCGGGCGCCGGCGATCTGCCGGGCGACTGGCGGGCGGCGCTGCTCTCGCGGCGCTACGACCCGGCGGTGCTGCCGCTTTCCGCCAAGCAGGGCGCGACGCTGGGCATGGCGATGACGGAAAAGCAGGGCGGCTCGGACCTGCGCGCCAATACCACGCGGGCCGAGCCGGACGGGGGCGCCTGGCGGCTGACCGGGCATAAATGGTTCTGCTCGGCGCCGATGTCGGACGGGTTCCTGACCCTGGCGCGGACCGGGCGCGGGCTGACCTGCTTTCTGGTGCCGCGCTGGCTGGAGGGCGGGCGCAACGCCATCCGCATCCAGCGGCTCAAGGACAAGCTCGGCAACCGCTCGAACGGCTCGGCCGAGATCGAATATCAGCGCGCCCTGGCCTGGCGGATCGGCGAGGAGGGCGCCGGCATCCGCACCATCCTTGCCATGGTGCATCACACCCGGCTCGACACCGCCATGGCGCCGGCCGGGCTGATGCGGGCGGCGCTGCGCGAGGCGCATCACTGGACCGCCCATCGCAGCGCCTTCCAGCGCCGGCTGATCGACCAGCCGCTGATGCGCTCGGTGCTGGCCGATCTGATGCTGGACTGGCTGGGCTGCCTGGCGCTTGGCCTGCATGTCGCCGCCAGCTTCGACGGCCAGGCGGCCGAGGATCGCGCCTTTGCCCGCATCGGCATGGCGCTGGCGAAATACCTGTCGAACAAGCTGTGTCCCATGGTCGTGGCCGAGGCGATGGAGGTGCTGGGCGGCATGGGCTATGTCGAGGACACGCCCCTGCCGCTGCTGTACCGCGAGGCGCCGCTGAACGGCATCTGGGAAGGATCGGGCAATGTGATCTGCCTCGACGTGCTGCGCACGCTGGCGCGCGAACCCCTGGCGGCCGAGACGCTGGCGGCGCGGCTGGATGGCGCGCGGGGGTTGGACCCGGCCTTTGACGCGGCGCTGGCCGCGCATCGCGAGTGCTGGGGCGGCGGCGTGCCCGAGGCCGAGGCGCGCTGGTTCACCGAGCGCAGCGCCCTGCTGCTGGCCGGTGCCGTGCTGCTGCTCCAGGGCGATGCCGACCTGGCCGGGGCTTTCGTGCGCACCCGCCTGGGCGCCGAGCGCGGCCGCACCCCCGGCGCCATCCCCGCCGTCCTGGCCGAGCGCATCCTGGCCCAGGGCTTTCCGGTCGGGGCGGAAGCGGCGGATCAGCGCGACAGGTAG
- a CDS encoding acetone carboxylase subunit gamma, producing the protein MAYTKAKIKDLVDGKIDRDTLHTMLSTPKDRERFQIYLEILQEQVDWDDPIILPLGPKLYIVQRQSDRKWMIRSQAGHDFCEWDQNWKLHARIRVRETAERMEELYPRLMAPSPEWQVIREYFCPLSGDLLDVEAPTPWYPVIHDFEPDIETFYKDWLDLPVPERA; encoded by the coding sequence ATGGCCTATACCAAAGCCAAGATCAAAGACCTGGTGGACGGCAAGATCGACCGCGACACGCTGCACACCATGCTGTCCACGCCCAAGGACCGCGAACGCTTCCAGATCTACCTGGAGATCCTGCAGGAACAGGTGGACTGGGACGACCCGATCATCCTGCCGCTGGGGCCCAAGCTTTACATCGTGCAGCGCCAGTCGGACCGGAAATGGATGATCCGCAGCCAGGCCGGCCATGATTTCTGCGAATGGGACCAGAACTGGAAGCTGCACGCCCGCATCCGCGTGCGCGAGACCGCCGAAAGGATGGAGGAGCTTTATCCCCGCCTGATGGCGCCCTCGCCGGAATGGCAGGTGATCCGCGAATATTTCTGCCCGCTTTCCGGCGATCTGCTGGATGTCGAGGCGCCGACGCCCTGGTATCCGGTGATCCACGACTTCGAGCCGGATATCGAGACCTTCTACAAGGACTGGCTCGACCTGCCCGTCCCCGAACGCGCCTGA
- a CDS encoding xylulokinase has protein sequence MKYVMGVDVGTTAIKAALFAEDGSIKGSYTCEYKLQTPASGWVELDAQAYIDAFKRAVTKAIEVSGVSRAEIASLGISAQGETLFCLDGNDQPLRPAIVWMDNRANKEADWIEEQLGRRTIHSTTGQVGMSAIWPASKILWLRNNEPETFAKTAKFLLIEDFFILLLTGQYASEDSLLCSTMYWDINTRGYWPDMLRLLGIQEAQLPQIHHPGTPIGNVTPEAASEFGLSTDTLICLGALDQACGAVGVGNVKPGIFSESTGAALASVAMATEPVIDPAGEIPCFASGIPGMYMVHSYSTGGMAIRWYRDTFCAGELASEHAGGINAYQAIDAAVESIPPGADGLRVLPHLQGSGPPDTDDEAKGVFLNVTLAHSKSHFARGIMEGVTMVLLRMIESTRILGVDVKEIRSLSGGAKSRAWCQIKANASGLPVHTMKTTEAAACLGAAILAGVGAGIWRSVEETAMRLAEYDLEYSPDTSHRALYERMLSDYKLLMTEASPLFRKLAAA, from the coding sequence ATGAAATACGTCATGGGAGTAGACGTCGGGACGACAGCGATCAAGGCGGCGCTGTTCGCCGAGGACGGCTCGATCAAGGGAAGTTATACTTGCGAGTACAAGCTCCAGACCCCGGCCTCGGGTTGGGTCGAGCTTGACGCACAGGCCTATATCGACGCTTTCAAGCGCGCCGTCACGAAGGCGATCGAGGTTTCCGGGGTTTCCAGGGCGGAGATCGCCTCCCTGGGAATCTCGGCCCAGGGTGAGACGCTGTTCTGCCTGGACGGAAATGACCAACCGCTTCGGCCGGCCATCGTCTGGATGGACAATCGCGCCAACAAGGAAGCCGACTGGATCGAAGAACAGCTTGGGAGGAGGACCATTCACAGCACGACGGGTCAGGTCGGCATGTCCGCCATCTGGCCCGCCTCCAAGATCCTGTGGCTCAGGAACAACGAACCCGAGACCTTTGCGAAGACTGCGAAGTTCCTGCTGATCGAGGATTTCTTCATCCTGCTTCTGACGGGCCAATACGCATCGGAGGATTCGCTTCTCTGCTCCACGATGTATTGGGATATCAATACGCGCGGATACTGGCCTGATATGCTGAGGTTGCTGGGCATTCAGGAAGCGCAGCTGCCGCAGATCCACCACCCCGGCACGCCCATCGGCAATGTGACCCCCGAGGCGGCATCGGAGTTCGGTTTATCCACTGATACACTGATCTGCCTTGGCGCGCTGGATCAGGCTTGCGGCGCCGTCGGCGTGGGAAATGTCAAACCCGGTATCTTTTCAGAAAGCACGGGGGCGGCACTTGCCTCGGTCGCCATGGCGACCGAACCGGTCATTGATCCCGCCGGGGAAATTCCTTGTTTTGCCAGCGGAATTCCGGGAATGTATATGGTGCATTCCTATTCCACCGGTGGCATGGCGATCCGCTGGTATCGCGACACCTTCTGCGCCGGCGAATTGGCGTCTGAACATGCGGGCGGGATCAACGCCTATCAGGCAATCGACGCAGCGGTGGAGTCCATCCCACCGGGCGCGGATGGTTTGCGGGTTCTGCCCCATCTCCAGGGCTCGGGGCCGCCGGATACCGATGACGAAGCGAAAGGCGTTTTCCTGAACGTGACTCTTGCGCACTCCAAATCTCATTTCGCACGCGGGATCATGGAGGGGGTCACCATGGTGCTTCTGCGGATGATCGAGTCAACCCGGATCCTGGGTGTGGATGTGAAGGAAATCCGCTCTCTCAGCGGAGGGGCCAAGAGCCGTGCCTGGTGCCAGATCAAGGCAAATGCCTCCGGCCTGCCGGTTCACACCATGAAAACCACCGAAGCCGCTGCCTGTCTCGGCGCAGCCATTCTGGCGGGTGTCGGTGCCGGAATATGGAGATCCGTCGAAGAGACGGCAATGCGATTGGCTGAATATGACCTGGAATATAGCCCGGACACATCGCATCGGGCGCTCTATGAGAGAATGCTTTCCGACTACAAGCTGCTGATGACGGAAGCCTCACCGTTGTTCAGGAAGCTCGCGGCGGCATGA
- a CDS encoding hydantoinase B/oxoprolinase family protein, whose protein sequence is MNMQSKVETRGIVRGGETLKQHRDRLMEATKRTKHYAGLDRLELRDSDPIKYNKLFSRLRAGVVDARETAKKIAASPIVEQEGELCFTLYNAAGDSILTSTGIIIHVGTMGAAIKYMIENGWEHNPGIRDKDIFCNNDSLIGNVHPCDIHTIVPIFHEGELIGWVGGVTHVIDTGSVGPGSMSTGQVQRFGDGYSITCRKIGENDELKRDWLHESQRMVRTTRYWMLDERTRVAGCHMIRDLVQEVIADEGIEAYWKFAYESVEHGRIGLQARIKAMTIPGKYRQVGFVDVPYAHDDVRVPSDFAKVDTIMHTPSEITIRGDGTWRLDFEGSSRWGWHTYNAHQVSFTSGIWVMMTQSLIPTEMINDGAAYGTEFRLPKGTWMNPDDRRVAFSYSWHFLVSSWTALWRGLSRAYFGRGYLEEVNAGNANTSNWLQGGGFNQYDEIHAVNSFECAANGVGASAHMDGISHAAAVWNPEGDMGDMEIWELAEPLVYLGRQIKASSGGAGKYRGGCGFESLRMVWNAKDWTMFFMGNGHISSDWGLMGGYPAASGYRFEAHDTRLQEIIAQGGAIPHGGDTDPENPSWEAMLPDARIKRDKQAITTEAMFKDYDLYLNYMRGGPGFGDPLDREPQKVADDVNGGYLLPRFADSVYGVVLKGAGDGMKGVDAAATEARRRAIRKQRLEESVPTQEWMAGERQRILAKEAGVHVQQMYAASFKLGPRFEQQFRSFWNLPADWKLMEADLPIPSYGREYSMDISELPDVRTVQFVEE, encoded by the coding sequence ATGAACATGCAATCCAAAGTCGAGACGCGCGGCATCGTCCGCGGCGGCGAGACGCTGAAGCAGCATCGCGACCGGTTGATGGAGGCCACCAAGCGCACGAAACATTACGCCGGCCTCGACCGGCTGGAGCTGCGCGACAGCGACCCGATCAAATACAACAAGCTGTTCTCGCGGCTTCGCGCCGGGGTGGTCGACGCCCGCGAGACCGCCAAGAAGATCGCCGCCTCGCCCATCGTCGAGCAGGAGGGCGAGCTGTGCTTCACCCTCTACAACGCGGCGGGCGATTCGATCCTGACCTCGACCGGCATCATCATCCATGTCGGCACCATGGGCGCGGCGATCAAATACATGATCGAGAACGGCTGGGAGCATAACCCCGGCATCCGCGACAAGGACATCTTCTGCAACAACGACAGCCTGATCGGCAATGTCCATCCCTGCGACATCCACACCATCGTGCCAATCTTTCACGAGGGCGAGCTGATCGGCTGGGTCGGCGGCGTGACCCATGTGATCGACACCGGCTCGGTCGGGCCGGGCTCGATGTCCACGGGGCAGGTGCAGCGTTTCGGCGACGGCTATTCCATCACCTGCCGCAAGATCGGCGAGAATGACGAGCTGAAGCGCGACTGGCTGCATGAAAGCCAGCGCATGGTGCGCACCACCCGCTACTGGATGCTGGACGAGCGCACCCGCGTCGCCGGCTGCCACATGATCCGCGACCTGGTGCAGGAGGTGATCGCCGACGAGGGCATCGAGGCCTATTGGAAATTCGCCTATGAATCGGTCGAACACGGCCGCATCGGCCTGCAGGCCCGCATCAAGGCGATGACCATCCCCGGCAAGTATCGCCAGGTCGGATTCGTGGACGTGCCCTATGCGCATGACGACGTGCGGGTGCCCTCCGACTTCGCCAAGGTCGATACGATCATGCACACGCCCTCCGAGATCACCATCCGCGGCGACGGCACCTGGCGGCTGGATTTCGAGGGATCAAGCCGCTGGGGCTGGCACACCTACAACGCCCATCAGGTCAGCTTCACCAGCGGCATCTGGGTGATGATGACGCAATCGCTGATCCCGACCGAGATGATCAACGACGGCGCCGCCTACGGGACCGAGTTCCGCCTGCCCAAGGGCACCTGGATGAACCCGGACGACCGGCGCGTCGCCTTCAGCTATTCCTGGCACTTCCTGGTCAGCTCCTGGACGGCGCTGTGGCGGGGTCTCAGCCGCGCCTATTTCGGCCGCGGCTATCTGGAAGAAGTGAACGCCGGCAACGCCAATACCTCGAATTGGCTGCAGGGAGGCGGCTTCAACCAGTATGACGAGATCCATGCCGTGAACTCGTTCGAATGCGCCGCGAACGGCGTGGGCGCCAGCGCGCATATGGACGGCATCAGCCATGCCGCCGCGGTCTGGAACCCGGAAGGCGACATGGGCGACATGGAGATCTGGGAACTGGCCGAGCCGCTGGTCTATCTGGGCCGGCAGATCAAGGCCAGCTCCGGCGGCGCCGGCAAGTATCGCGGCGGCTGCGGCTTCGAAAGCCTGCGCATGGTCTGGAACGCCAAGGACTGGACGATGTTCTTCATGGGCAACGGTCATATCAGCTCGGACTGGGGGCTGATGGGCGGCTATCCGGCGGCCTCGGGCTATCGCTTCGAGGCGCATGACACCCGGCTTCAGGAGATCATCGCCCAGGGCGGCGCCATCCCGCATGGCGGCGACACCGACCCCGAGAACCCGAGCTGGGAGGCGATGCTGCCCGATGCGCGGATCAAGCGCGACAAGCAGGCCATCACCACCGAGGCGATGTTCAAGGATTACGACCTCTATCTGAACTACATGCGCGGCGGGCCGGGCTTCGGCGATCCCCTGGACCGCGAGCCGCAGAAGGTGGCCGACGACGTGAACGGCGGCTATCTGCTGCCCCGCTTTGCCGACAGCGTCTATGGCGTGGTGCTGAAGGGTGCCGGCGACGGCATGAAGGGCGTGGACGCCGCCGCGACCGAGGCCCGGCGCCGCGCCATCCGCAAGCAGCGGCTGGAGGAATCGGTGCCGACGCAGGAATGGATGGCGGGCGAGCGCCAGCGCATCCTGGCCAAGGAGGCCGGCGTGCATGTCCAGCAGATGTATGCCGCCTCGTTCAAGCTGGGCCCGCGCTTCGAGCAGCAGTTCCGCAGCTTCTGGAACCTGCCGGCGGACTGGAAGCTGATGGAGGCCGACCTGCCGATCCCGTCCTACGGGCGCGAATACTCGATGGACATCTCGGAACTGCCGGACGTCCGGACCGTGCAATTCGTCGAGGAATGA
- a CDS encoding IS5 family transposase, translating to MPKQPAFPGLRQSMKKKQTRREKFLAEMEAVVPWSRLLSLIEPHYPKAGPKGGRPPMPLETMLRVYFLQQWYALSDPLAEEILYDSDAMRQFAGIELGDDRIPDETTILNFRHLLEKHRLTEQLFAEVNSHLADQGITLRSGTLVDATIIDAPSSTKNEAKARDPEMSSTKKGNTWYFGMKAHVGVDADSGIVHSLETTTAKVHDSQVWDALLHGGETSVWADRGYVSAAREAAFSGPGKFWGVMRKAPRGGALHPVDADINRVIARVRARVEHPFRVIKQQFGYLKTRYRGLAKNRAQLFTLFALGNLFLVRRRLLA from the coding sequence ATGCCCAAGCAGCCTGCCTTTCCCGGCCTCCGCCAATCGATGAAGAAGAAGCAGACGCGGCGGGAGAAGTTCCTCGCCGAGATGGAGGCTGTGGTGCCGTGGAGCCGCCTCCTTTCACTGATCGAGCCGCACTACCCCAAGGCTGGGCCGAAGGGCGGGCGACCCCCGATGCCGCTGGAGACGATGCTGCGGGTCTACTTCCTGCAGCAGTGGTACGCCCTGAGCGATCCGCTGGCCGAGGAGATACTGTATGACAGCGACGCCATGCGGCAGTTCGCGGGCATCGAGCTTGGCGACGATCGGATCCCCGACGAGACCACGATCCTGAACTTCCGCCACCTGCTGGAGAAGCACCGACTGACCGAGCAGCTGTTCGCCGAGGTGAACAGCCATTTGGCCGATCAGGGGATCACGCTGCGCTCCGGGACACTGGTGGACGCAACCATCATCGACGCGCCCTCGTCGACCAAGAACGAGGCAAAGGCCCGCGACCCCGAGATGTCATCCACGAAGAAGGGCAATACCTGGTACTTCGGCATGAAGGCGCATGTGGGCGTCGATGCTGACAGCGGCATCGTGCACAGCCTCGAGACGACGACGGCGAAGGTCCATGACAGCCAGGTCTGGGACGCGCTCCTGCACGGCGGGGAGACATCAGTCTGGGCGGACAGGGGCTATGTCAGCGCGGCGCGGGAGGCCGCGTTCTCCGGGCCGGGCAAGTTCTGGGGCGTCATGCGCAAGGCGCCAAGGGGCGGTGCGCTGCATCCCGTCGACGCGGACATCAACCGGGTCATCGCCAGGGTGCGCGCTCGGGTCGAGCATCCCTTCCGGGTAATCAAGCAGCAGTTCGGGTATCTCAAGACCCGCTACCGCGGGCTTGCAAAGAACCGTGCTCAGCTCTTCACCCTGTTCGCCCTCGGCAACCTGTTCCTCGTCCGACGAAGGCTGCTGGCATGA
- a CDS encoding S8 family serine peptidase produces the protein MSRKTARYVIVPDDNVFNDSMETTSFQLFRAMHRRLFRASGARPADSMVQGACEGSAPATRPRLRMLETEVGRIRLLDSIGENEASLVSMTPEQARELQRAYPGLRVRRELRLYPLRYGRLNIIRKEAKPAAFRSAKALELRCVDAASGKPVAGASVVVVLDRRRSFGISDAVTDKDGRFRTPLPAGQTRIDAVICQPLAGYWPGGTEDIPVKAEGVTELELPLVPIAADFPDGLERMLAPAKKADGRGVRVAIVDTGVDPARGLNLERGLNTTGTEPADEWFDNGTGHGTHVAGIVARVAPDVVLHSYRVFEKGAGGASEFAIARAIRQAVEDGCDIVNLSLGQSSEPIAISREVRRARALGVVCVAAAGNDYMSPVSYPARSGVVAAVSAGGVLDAWPKGAITGRNVAADPAPVQDRFFARFSNIGPEVDFIGPGVGIISWVDKTSKGVMDGTSMACPAVAGLMARLLSRTPEILSAERNQQRSDDIIKLANSHAVPIGFGPRYEGAGLIDQK, from the coding sequence ATGTCCCGAAAGACCGCCCGCTATGTGATCGTTCCCGACGACAACGTCTTCAACGACAGCATGGAGACCACCAGCTTCCAGCTGTTTCGCGCTATGCACCGGCGGCTGTTTCGCGCCTCCGGGGCAAGACCCGCGGACAGCATGGTGCAGGGCGCCTGCGAAGGCTCGGCGCCGGCGACAAGGCCACGCCTGCGGATGCTGGAGACCGAGGTCGGCCGCATCCGGCTGCTCGATTCCATCGGCGAGAACGAGGCCTCGCTGGTCAGCATGACCCCCGAGCAGGCCCGCGAATTGCAGCGCGCCTATCCCGGCCTGCGCGTGCGGCGCGAATTGCGGCTTTACCCGCTGCGCTACGGCCGGCTCAACATCATCCGCAAGGAAGCCAAGCCCGCCGCCTTCCGCTCGGCCAAGGCGCTTGAGCTGCGCTGCGTCGATGCGGCCAGCGGCAAGCCGGTCGCCGGGGCCTCGGTGGTGGTGGTGCTGGACAGGCGGCGTAGCTTCGGCATCTCGGATGCGGTGACGGACAAGGACGGGCGGTTCCGCACGCCCCTGCCCGCCGGCCAGACCCGGATCGACGCAGTGATCTGCCAGCCGCTGGCCGGATACTGGCCCGGCGGTACCGAGGACATCCCCGTCAAGGCAGAGGGCGTGACGGAGTTGGAACTGCCGCTGGTGCCCATCGCGGCGGATTTCCCGGACGGGCTGGAGCGGATGCTGGCGCCGGCGAAAAAGGCCGACGGGCGCGGCGTCCGCGTCGCCATCGTGGACACCGGCGTCGATCCCGCCAGAGGGCTGAACCTTGAGCGCGGGCTGAACACCACCGGGACCGAGCCCGCCGACGAATGGTTCGACAACGGCACCGGCCACGGCACCCATGTCGCCGGCATCGTGGCGCGGGTCGCGCCCGACGTGGTGCTGCATTCCTATCGCGTCTTCGAAAAGGGCGCGGGCGGGGCCAGCGAATTTGCCATCGCCCGCGCCATCCGCCAGGCGGTCGAGGACGGCTGCGACATCGTCAACCTGAGCCTGGGCCAATCCTCGGAGCCCATCGCGATCTCGCGCGAGGTTCGCCGCGCCCGCGCCCTGGGCGTGGTCTGCGTCGCGGCGGCGGGCAACGACTACATGTCGCCCGTCTCGTATCCGGCGCGCTCGGGCGTGGTGGCGGCGGTCTCGGCCGGGGGCGTGCTGGACGCCTGGCCAAAGGGCGCGATCACCGGACGAAATGTCGCAGCCGACCCGGCCCCCGTCCAGGACCGCTTTTTCGCCCGATTCAGCAATATCGGACCGGAAGTGGACTTTATCGGACCGGGGGTCGGTATTATATCTTGGGTCGACAAGACCTCGAAAGGGGTGATGGACGGCACCTCGATGGCCTGTCCCGCCGTGGCCGGGCTGATGGCGCGATTGCTGTCCCGCACCCCCGAAATCCTTTCGGCAGAGCGCAACCAGCAGCGCTCTGACGATATTATCAAGCTGGCGAACAGCCATGCTGTTCCGATCGGTTTCGGCCCCCGCTACGAAGGTGCCGGCCTGATCGACCAGAAATGA
- a CDS encoding beta/alpha barrel domain-containing protein has protein sequence MSTRPSEEECLESAQLAIDAGFEYLTGTLFYPSVVELLKGTGIKYYPFVGDVGGSPVTLKGALEEILADAKRLEKAGVSGLDLVAYRYADGDPVELAKKLVAAASADVIIAGSISSVERLRVVDNINPFAFTMGGALFDGKFAPDGDFRENLEAVVDVMASI, from the coding sequence TTGTCAACACGCCCTAGCGAAGAGGAATGCCTGGAAAGCGCCCAGCTCGCCATCGATGCAGGGTTCGAATATCTGACCGGAACGCTGTTTTACCCTTCCGTGGTCGAACTTCTGAAAGGAACGGGTATCAAATATTATCCGTTCGTCGGTGATGTCGGCGGCAGCCCCGTAACCCTGAAAGGAGCGCTCGAAGAAATCCTGGCGGATGCAAAGCGCCTGGAGAAAGCCGGAGTGAGTGGCCTGGATCTGGTTGCCTATCGCTATGCGGATGGCGACCCGGTCGAGCTTGCCAAAAAGCTGGTCGCGGCTGCCTCTGCGGACGTGATCATCGCCGGCAGCATTTCGAGTGTCGAAAGGCTGCGCGTTGTCGATAACATCAATCCCTTTGCCTTCACCATGGGGGGCGCCCTTTTCGACGGGAAATTCGCGCCCGATGGCGATTTTCGCGAAAACCTCGAAGCCGTTGTCGACGTCATGGCTTCGATCTGA